A DNA window from Centroberyx gerrardi isolate f3 chromosome 3, fCenGer3.hap1.cur.20231027, whole genome shotgun sequence contains the following coding sequences:
- the fhip1aa gene encoding FHF complex subunit HOOK-interacting protein 1A → MMASMVANGNRDGQSLVLKGVDPETCMIVFKNHWAQVVKILEKHDPLRSSSTLPSLGVISLSAGSGLRFGPVPGDEASAVQNYVEHMLFLLMEEDSGQAGAMGPILEFVVMENVMERLFVWSLRREFTDDMKLEQLKMYEMLVGQARQPLLHHKPILRPLMMLLSSCSGTAAPEVEAELVLLLNQLCCVLAKDPSVLELFFHTSEDQGAANFLIFSLLIPFIHREGTVGQQARDALLLIMSLSAENQRVAKHIAENTYFCPVLATGLSGLYSSLPTKLEVPNEEWHCLHREDWLQLPALVQFLNSLEFCNAVIQVAHPDIRDQLVGYIYNGFLVPVLAPALHKLTLEEVMTTTAYLDLFLRSVSEPALLQTFLSFILLHRHESVHILDTLVSRINTPFQLGTVSLALFRTLIGLYCEDVMLQLILRYLIPCNHMMLSQRRVVRERDCYSVSAAKILALTPSCCSPERSPPPLRQLDSILWSKGAESPNNTGTMEKKESFLEEDGSGNSCVIGSEIYLDVSYLHYLYDARLGISSCIRACQVWSAPYDGEDPAPEEYQPGVLEEAGLKGRQAQLVPKRLPQQQQQPPRPRPCPPQKTEPPSVHQLELEWDDSYDACPVQAAEVAAESKPLQLPPAEPPKHIQEMRRTAIMLVKGSYIEESDFQDDVMVYDLVAKKDTRDIERGKHKSHGTESKEAQPDLPEALLKNGLSLTLPSSMMDDNGKNSSDVNAKGQTDCNSNLQNTNAAELGDDLLAQYEELIRTLSTEAGGSPVKADREFRNPVAPMEEEEEEEEEEEEEEEEEMDFSSFSADTPEPEKLHSPFGTKLRSASRSHSVPFTGPFVSVLLSRLENMLDNSLHVNLLLTGILAQLAAYPQPLLRSFLLNTNMVFQPSVRSLYQVLASVKNQIEQLSATRKDFPELITAAQHWLLTRETSFRAPDKNSGGHRGSAGGDGGRILRSSPPPQPKTISLARTEVFATVLFTEFLKELAAIAQEHSILSYIPMEE, encoded by the exons ATGATGGCCTCCATGGTTGCCAACGGAAACCGAGATGGGCAGTCTCTGGTCTTGAAAGGGGTGGACCCAGAGACCTGCATGATTGTGTTCAAGAACCACTGGGCTCAG GTGGTGAAGATCCTAGAGAAGCATGACCCTCTACGCAGCAGCTCCACCCTGCCCTCCCTGGGTGTCATCAGCCTCAGCGCCGGCTCTGGCCTGCGTTTCGGCCCCGTCCCGGGCGACGAGGCGAGCGCTGTGCAGAACTACGTGGAGCACATGCTCTTCCTGCTGATGGAGGAGGACAGCGGCCAGGCCGGCGCCATGGGCCCCATCCTGGAGTTTGTGGTGATGGAGAACGTGATGGAGCGTCTCTTCGTGTGGAGCCTGCGCCGAGAGTTCACGGACGACATGAAGCTGGAGCAACTGAAGATGTACGAGATGCTGGTGGGCCAAGCGCGCCAGCCGCTGCTGCACCACAAGCCCATCCTGCGGCCGCTCATGAtgctgctgtcctcctgctcGGGCACGGCGGCGCCAGAGGTCGAGGCCgagctggtgctgctgctcaACCAACTGTGCTGCGTCCTGGCGAAGGACCCCTCGGTTCTGGAGCTCTTCTTCCACACCAGCGAGGACCAGGGAGCGGCCAActtcctcatcttctccctgCTCATCCCCTTCATCCACAGGGAGGGCACAGTGGGCCAGCAAGCCAGAGACGCCTTGCTGCTCATCATGTCGCTGTCCGCTGAGAACCAGCGCGTGGCCAAACACATCGCAGAGAACACCTACTTCTGTCCG GTGCTGGCCACGGGGCTGAGCGGCCTGTACTCCTCCCTGCCCACCAAGCTGGAGGTGCCCAACGAAGAGTGGCACTGCCTCCACAGGGAGGACTGGCTCCAGCTGCCGGCCCTCGTCCAGTTCCTCAACTCGCTGGAGTTCTGCAACGCTGTGATTCAG GTGGCCCACCCCGATATCAGAGACCAGCTTGTTGGCTACATCTACAATGGATTCCTAGTGCCTGTCCTAGCACCAGCTCTCCACAAG ctGACCCTGGAAGAGGTGATGACCACCACAGCTTACCTCGACCTTTTCCTGAGGAGTGTGTCTGAGCCGGCCCTGCTGCAGACGTTCCtgtccttcatcctcctccaccGACACGAGAGCGTCCACATCTTAGATACACTGGTCAGCCGCATCAACACCCCCTTCCAG CTGGGCACAGTGTCACTGGCACTGTTCCGCACTCTCATTGGCTTATACTGTGAAGATGTGATGCTGCAGCTCATATTGAG GTACCTGATCCCCTGTAATCACATGATGTTGAGTCAGAGGCGCGTGGTGAGGGAGAGGGACTGCTACTCGGTGTCGGCGGCTAAGATCCTGGCGCTGACGCCGTCCTGCTGCTCGCCCGAACGCAGTCCCCCGCCCCTCCGACAGCTGGACTCCATCCTCTGGTCCAAGGGTGCAGAGAGTCCCAACAACACTGGCACCATGG agaagaaggagagcTTCTTAGAGGAGGACGGCTCAGGTAACTCCTGTGTCATCGGATCAGAAATCTACTTGGATGTCAGTTATCTTCATTACCTCTACGATGCTCGTCTGGGCATCTCCAGCTGCATACGGGCCTGCCAGGTTTGGTCAGCCCCATATGACGGCGAGGACCCCGCTCCTGAGGAGTACCAGCCCGGCGTGCTGGAGGAGGCGGGGCTTAAAGGTCGGCAAGCCCAGTTGGTGCCCAAGAGACttccgcagcagcagcagcagcctccgcGTCCTCGGCCCTGCCCGCCCCAGAAGACGGAGCCGCCCTCCGTTCACCAGCTAGAGCTGGAGTGGGACGACAGTTACGACGCCTGCCCAGTGCAGGCCGCCGAGGTTGCTGCTGAGAGTAAACCTCTGCAGCTGCCTCCCGCTGAGCCTCCCAAGCACATCCAGGAGATGAGGAGAACAGCCATCATGTTGGTCAAAGGTTCCTACATTGAGGAGTCTGACTTCCAGGATGATGTCATGGTGTATGATCTTGTTGCCAAGAAAGACACCAGAGACATTGAGCGTGGCAAGCACAAAAGCCATGGGACAGAATCAAAAGAAGCTCAACCGGACTTGCCAGAGGCTCTCCTCAAAAATGGACTTAGCCTAACACTTCCGTCTTCCATGATGGATGATAATGGCAAGAATAGCTCAGACGTTAATGCCAAGGGTCAAACGGATTGTAATTCAAACCTCCAGAACACCAATGCTGCCGAGTTGGGTGACGACCTCTTGGCTCAGTATGAGGAGTTGATTCGTACCTTGAGCACCGAAGCAGGTGGAAGTCCAGTCAAGGCTGACAGAGAGTTCAGGAACCCCGTCGCCCccatggaggaggaagaggaggaggaggaggaggaggaggaggaggaggaggaggagatggattTCAGCTCCTTCTCTGCAGATACGCCAGAACCAGAGAAACTGCATTCGCCATTTGGGACCAAGCTTCGCAGTGCGAGTCGAAGCCATTCAGTGCCTTTCACAG GTCCCTTTGTCAGTGTGCTGTTGTCCCGTCTGGAGAACATGCTGGATAACTCACTCCATGTCAACTTGTTGCTGACCGGCATCCTGGCCCAGTTGGCAGCCTATCCTCAGCCTCTGCTCCGCTCGTTCCTCCTCAACACCAACATGGTCTTCCAGCCCAGCGTTCGCTCCCTATACCAG GTCCTAGCCTCCGTGAAGAACCAGATAGAACAGCTGTCTGCAACCAGGAAGGACTTTCCAGAGCTGATTACAGCCGCCCAACACTGGCTCCTAACCAGGGAAACCTCGTTCAGAGCACCAG ACAAAAACAGCGGAGGTCACCGAGGTTCCGCCGGCGGGGACGGGGGACGGATCTTGAGGAGTTCGCCTCCGCCGCAGCCCAAAACCATCTCTCTGGCCCGGACGGAAGTCTTCGCCACCGTCCTCTTCACCGAGTTCCTGAAAGAACTGGCTGCCATTGCACAAGAGCACTCCATCTTATCATACATTCCTATGGAAGAGTAA
- the gatb gene encoding glutamyl-tRNA(Gln) amidotransferase subunit B, mitochondrial — protein sequence MAASSAAAGALLHNINKQILIFHPNAAFHQCVIRRIGTSAPRCQSQPQLKRKSAPQQLVGVVGLEVHAQIHSSTKLFSGSQVRFQAPPNSMVSFFDASLPGTLPALNRRCVEAAVMTGLALNCTINRKSLFDRKHYFYADLPAGYQITQQRRPIAVDGALTYSHLGGKKRSQVLNKTVRIKQIQLEQDSGKSLHDDHRSQTLIDLNRAGVGLMELVMEPDMSCGEEAAAAVRELQLILQALGTCQGNMSEGQLRVDANVSVHAPGDPLGVRTEVKNINSARYLARAIDYEIQRQTGVLQRGGTVQNETRAYDSKSGQTIPMRDKEGLQDYRFMPEPNLPPLMVYGDNASLPAGVDARQAVVVERIREGLPELPGVKRDRLVHAYAILPEHSFTLVSEDGLVDYFEALVKETKKEPRKVIGWVTKELLGHLKQQDLSVSQSPVSPSALAELLDLQETGHISSSVAKRVFQEMWGSPGKTALQIVQEQDLGLVSDTAELHSICQRVVDSNPDQVQAVRNGNKKVLNKLMGLVQKETKGRADPVLVRAILEEKTS from the exons TGCTCCCCAGCAGCTGGTAGGGGTGGTGGGACTGGAGGTCCACGCTCAGATCCACTCCAGCACCAAGCTGTTCTCTGGCTCACAGGTCCGCTTCCAAGCACCCCCAAACTCCATGGTGTCGTTCTTCGATGCATCCTTACCTGGCACATTACCG gCTCTGAACAGGCGATGTGTTGAGGCAGCAGTAATGACAGGACTGGCTCTCAACTGCACCATAAACAGAAAGTCGCTTTTTGACAGGAAGCACTACTTCTACGCTGACCTTCCT GCCGGCTACCAGATCACGCAGCAACGGCGGCCCATCGCGGTGGACGGCGCGCTGACCTACAGCCACctgggagggaagaagaggagccAGGTGCTCAACAAGACTGTCCGGATCAAACAGATTCAGCTGGAGCAGGACAGCGGCAAGAGTCTGCACGATGACCACCGCAGCCAGACACTCATAGACCTCAACAGAGCAG GTGTAGGTCTAATGGAGCTGGTGATGGAGCCAGACATGAGCTGCGGAGAGGAGGCTGCCGCAGCTGTCAGAGAGCTTCAGCTCATACTGCAGGCCCTGGGCACCTGTCAAGGCAACATGTCTG AGGGCCAGCTGAGGGTCGATGCCAACGTGTCCGTCCACGCGCCAGGTGACCCTCTGGGCGTCAGGACGGAGGTGAAGAACATCAACAGCGCCCGATACCTGGCCAGGGCAATAG ACTATGAGatccagagacagacaggtgtccTACAGAGAGGGGGGACGGTGCAGAATGAGACCCGGGCCTATGACTCCAAATCGGG ACAGACCATTCCTATGAGGGACAAGGAGGGTCTTCAGGATtatag gtTTATGCCGGAGCCCAACCTGCCCCCTCTGATGGTGTACGGGGATAACGCCTCGCTGCCCGCCGGCGTCGACGCGCGCCAGGCGGTGGTGGTGGAGCGGATAAGGGAGGGGCTGCCGGAGCTACCCGGCGTCAAGAGAGACCGGCTGGTGCACGCGTACGCCATCCTGCCCGAGCACAGCTTCACTCtggtg AGCGAGGATGGGCTGGTGGACTACTTTGAGGCACTGGTGAAGGAGACCAAGAAGGAGCCGAGGAAGGTGATTGGCTGGGTGACAAAAGAGCTGTTGGGTCACCTCAAGCAGCAAGACCTGAGTGTGAGCcagag CCCAGTCTCTCCTTCTGCCCTggcggagctgctggacctTCAGGAAACAGGACACATCTCCTCCTCAGTTGCCAAGCGG GTGTTCCAGGAGATGTGGGGGTCGCCGGGGAAGACGGCCCTGCAGATCGTCCAGGAGCAGGACTTGGGGCTGGTCAGCGACACCGCAGAGCTGCACAGCATCTGCCAGCGGGTGGTGGACTCCAATCCTGATCAG GTCCAGGCTGTCAGGAATGGAAACAAGAAAGTTCTGAACAAGCTGATGGGACTGGTTCAAAAAGAGACCAAAGGCCGAGCTGATCCTGTTCTAGTACGGGCGATTCTGGAGGAGAAGACTTCGTGA